A region of Haloplanus sp. XH21 DNA encodes the following proteins:
- the ncsA gene encoding tRNA 2-thiolation protein NcsA has protein sequence MECDKCGRDAVMHAAYSGAHLCDKHLRASVEKRVRRRVREDDLLSADASPEDPQTWVIGLSGGKDSVVLTQILHDTFGRDPRVELVALSIHEGIEGYRDESLDACETLTEELDLRHEVVSYAEEFGVRMDDVVEKDPENMAACAYCGVFRRDLLEEYAEALDADKLLTGHNLDDEAQTALMNFFEGDLKQIAKHFDASLGPFDRRTDSVHFVPRAKPLRDIPEKEVALYAHLADLPAHITECPHASEAYRGEIQDLLLKMEENHPGTRHSIMAGYEELAELAAQRYRGGDGSRDLGECERCGSSTSGRICRKCRLVESIEAV, from the coding sequence ATGGAGTGTGACAAGTGCGGCCGCGACGCGGTGATGCATGCGGCGTACTCCGGCGCCCACCTCTGTGACAAGCATCTCCGCGCCTCGGTCGAGAAACGAGTGCGCCGGCGCGTCCGCGAGGACGACCTCCTCTCGGCCGACGCCTCGCCCGAGGACCCCCAGACGTGGGTCATCGGTCTCTCCGGCGGCAAGGACAGCGTCGTCCTCACACAGATCCTCCACGACACGTTCGGCCGCGACCCGCGGGTCGAACTCGTCGCGCTCTCGATCCACGAGGGTATCGAGGGGTATCGCGACGAGAGTCTGGATGCCTGCGAGACGCTGACAGAGGAACTGGACCTCCGACACGAAGTGGTGTCGTACGCCGAGGAGTTCGGCGTCCGGATGGACGATGTCGTGGAAAAAGACCCCGAAAACATGGCGGCCTGTGCGTACTGCGGCGTGTTCCGCCGCGACCTGCTGGAGGAGTACGCCGAGGCCCTCGACGCGGACAAACTGCTCACGGGCCACAATCTCGACGACGAGGCCCAGACGGCGCTCATGAACTTCTTCGAGGGCGACCTGAAACAGATCGCCAAACATTTCGACGCGAGCCTCGGCCCCTTCGACCGCCGGACCGACAGCGTCCACTTCGTCCCCCGAGCCAAGCCGCTCAGGGACATTCCCGAGAAGGAGGTAGCGCTGTACGCTCACCTGGCCGATCTGCCGGCCCACATCACGGAGTGCCCCCACGCCAGCGAGGCCTACCGGGGCGAGATCCAGGACCTCCTCCTGAAGATGGAGGAGAACCACCCCGGGACGCGGCACTCGATCATGGCCGGCTACGAGGAACTCGCCGAACTGGCCGCTCAACGATACCGCGGCGGCGACGGCAGCCGCGATCTGGGCGAGTGTGAGCGCTGCGGATCGAGCACGAGCGGTCGAATCTGCCGAAAATGCCGACTCGTCGAATCGATCGAAGCGGTGTAA
- a CDS encoding ribbon-helix-helix domain-containing protein, which produces MERVTLRIPKQQIEEVEQMVETGEYPNRSEAIRSAVREMLNEQSESRDDKRNSGRSWAKV; this is translated from the coding sequence ATGGAGCGTGTGACACTACGAATTCCGAAGCAGCAGATCGAGGAGGTCGAACAGATGGTGGAGACGGGAGAGTACCCGAACCGCAGCGAAGCCATCCGATCGGCCGTCCGCGAGATGCTCAACGAACAGAGCGAGTCCCGTGACGACAAGCGCAACAGCGGCCGCAGCTGGGCGAAGGTGTAA
- a CDS encoding class I SAM-dependent methyltransferase, producing the protein MRRFSADYLRRTREGLWSSRAALAPLDLPTRHRLLDVGCGSGELTRVLAEESGGEVVGVDADPSLLAVAREELGCPVVAGDANRLPFPDATFDLVACQALLVNLPDPFETIREFRRVTDDCVAAIEPDNADVSVDSTVDREAALEQRVREAYLEGVGTDVALGDRVAEWFEQTGLTGVTTRRHYHRKVIEPPYDEADLRDATRKATGAGLADHEDELRRAVGAEYDELRAAWREMGREVVNAMREGTYRRAEVVPFDVTVGHVPEA; encoded by the coding sequence GTGCGCAGATTCTCGGCCGATTACCTCCGCCGAACACGTGAGGGACTCTGGTCCTCACGGGCGGCGCTCGCCCCCCTCGACCTGCCGACCCGGCACCGCCTCCTCGACGTCGGCTGCGGGAGCGGCGAGTTGACGCGGGTGCTCGCCGAAGAGAGCGGCGGCGAGGTGGTGGGTGTCGACGCCGATCCGTCGCTCCTGGCCGTCGCCCGCGAGGAACTCGGCTGTCCGGTGGTCGCGGGCGACGCCAACCGCCTCCCGTTTCCCGACGCGACGTTCGACCTCGTGGCGTGTCAGGCGCTGCTCGTCAACCTCCCGGACCCGTTCGAGACGATCCGCGAGTTCCGACGCGTCACCGACGACTGTGTAGCCGCCATCGAACCCGACAACGCAGACGTGAGCGTCGATTCGACCGTCGACCGCGAGGCGGCGCTCGAACAGCGGGTCCGCGAGGCGTATCTCGAAGGCGTGGGGACCGACGTCGCTCTCGGCGACCGGGTGGCGGAGTGGTTCGAACAGACCGGCCTCACCGGGGTGACGACGCGTCGCCACTACCACCGAAAAGTCATCGAACCGCCGTACGACGAGGCTGATCTCCGCGACGCTACGCGGAAGGCGACGGGCGCGGGACTGGCCGATCACGAAGACGAACTCCGCCGAGCGGTCGGCGCGGAGTACGACGAACTCCGGGCGGCCTGGCGGGAGATGGGCCGCGAGGTGGTCAACGCGATGCGTGAGGGAACGTATCGCCGGGCCGAAGTGGTGCCGTTCGACGTGACCGTCGGACACGTCCCCGAGGCGTGA
- a CDS encoding DUF7095 family protein: MERDAALDRVAEIVDIVERAANGDAHLPVPVREVWVYGDVALGLDPIDRLDVYLTKDLHMRGDADREAEFREQYGVAGVGKTVDADWAAAHPEHLRANDNGHAAPERCLAAHLTGADEPIHLEVCNASFTDNVTQRLRGAMARDAPEQSLDPRGVCLWVDGQRDADAMAKLRGGELAFPTLSEALEMLGLDEGTAAEAAAAMRERRAERTGRTVRGDVV; encoded by the coding sequence ATGGAGCGAGATGCGGCACTCGACCGCGTGGCGGAGATCGTCGACATCGTGGAGCGAGCCGCCAACGGCGACGCTCACCTGCCCGTTCCCGTTCGGGAGGTGTGGGTGTACGGCGACGTGGCGCTCGGTCTCGATCCGATCGACCGTCTCGATGTCTATCTCACGAAGGATCTGCACATGCGCGGCGACGCCGACCGTGAGGCCGAGTTCCGAGAGCAGTACGGCGTCGCCGGCGTCGGGAAGACCGTCGACGCGGACTGGGCGGCCGCCCATCCCGAACACCTCCGCGCCAACGACAACGGACACGCGGCGCCGGAGCGCTGTCTCGCCGCGCACCTCACCGGCGCCGACGAGCCGATTCACCTGGAGGTGTGCAACGCGTCGTTTACGGACAACGTCACCCAACGCCTGCGCGGGGCGATGGCCCGCGACGCGCCCGAACAGAGCCTCGATCCCCGCGGCGTCTGTCTGTGGGTCGACGGCCAGCGTGACGCCGACGCGATGGCGAAACTCCGCGGTGGCGAACTCGCCTTTCCGACGCTTTCCGAGGCGCTGGAGATGCTCGGACTCGACGAAGGGACGGCCGCGGAGGCCGCTGCGGCGATGCGCGAACGCCGCGCCGAGCGAACGGGTCGGACCGTCCGCGGTGACGTGGTGTAG
- a CDS encoding endonuclease/exonuclease/phosphatase family protein codes for MTVATRNCYLGADLFRLLTAVATDETTLQEAVGNLVTTVDRSHVSRRLDAIAAELERTAPDLVGLQEVALVRTDEPDDASTPTATNVRYDFRTTLLAAIEERNLPYRPVAATKTADFQLPAVVDGDRMGVRLTDHDVILARDGVTTGDPTTGTFDAAFSMTRSGQTVTIRRGYGIVAATVGGTRLTFCNTHLESVSAEARRAQAAELQGLLDDHENPTVLVGDLNSGPGATTDVYDALAGAFTDAAPEVGNTCCHASTLRNATPSLDSRVDHTLVRGDLRATEATRVGADPATRIAVDDERLWPSDHAGVVTTLTPASAVTTATPTETPTTSPTPDITVTPTATPELSAASGPGFGVAAGALSVLAALAARGQHDDD; via the coding sequence GTGACCGTCGCCACGCGCAACTGCTATCTCGGCGCCGATCTGTTTCGACTGCTGACGGCGGTGGCGACGGATGAGACGACGCTTCAGGAGGCGGTCGGCAACCTCGTGACGACGGTCGACCGCAGTCACGTCAGCCGTCGCCTCGATGCCATCGCGGCCGAACTCGAACGGACAGCTCCCGATCTGGTCGGGCTACAGGAAGTCGCTCTGGTTCGCACCGACGAACCAGACGATGCGTCGACGCCGACGGCGACGAACGTCCGCTACGACTTTCGGACGACGTTACTGGCGGCCATCGAGGAGCGGAATCTGCCGTATCGGCCCGTTGCGGCCACGAAAACGGCTGATTTTCAACTTCCGGCGGTGGTCGACGGAGACAGAATGGGCGTTCGCCTGACCGACCACGACGTGATACTCGCGCGGGATGGAGTGACGACGGGCGACCCGACTACCGGGACGTTCGACGCCGCGTTCTCAATGACTCGAAGCGGGCAGACAGTCACGATACGACGCGGATACGGCATCGTCGCTGCGACGGTTGGTGGGACGCGTCTTACGTTCTGTAACACGCATCTCGAATCGGTGTCGGCCGAAGCGAGACGGGCGCAGGCGGCCGAACTACAGGGACTCCTCGACGACCACGAGAATCCGACCGTCCTCGTCGGCGATCTGAACAGCGGGCCGGGCGCAACGACGGACGTGTACGACGCCCTCGCCGGGGCGTTCACCGACGCCGCGCCCGAGGTCGGGAACACCTGTTGTCACGCGTCGACCCTGCGGAACGCAACCCCGTCGCTCGATTCACGCGTCGACCACACGCTCGTCCGGGGCGATCTGCGAGCGACTGAGGCGACCCGGGTCGGTGCCGATCCGGCGACGCGGATCGCCGTCGACGATGAGCGCCTCTGGCCGTCCGACCATGCTGGGGTGGTGACGACGCTGACGCCGGCGTCAGCCGTCACAACGGCGACACCGACCGAGACACCCACCACATCTCCGACACCAGATATCACGGTGACGCCGACTGCGACGCCGGAACTCTCGGCCGCGTCCGGGCCCGGATTCGGCGTGGCGGCCGGCGCGCTCTCCGTGTTAGCAGCCCTTGCGGCCCGCGGGCAGCACGACGACGACTGA
- the ftsZ gene encoding cell division protein FtsZ — translation MQGFVQDAIEREEAEQRDADEDGDDFGDPRIVIVGAGGAGNNTVNRLYNIGVDGAETVAINTDKQHLQMIEADTKILVGKSLTQGLGAGGDPSMGERATEMAQGTIKEVLGEADLVFVTAGMGGGTGTGAAPVVSKIAKEQGAIVVGMVSTPFNVERARTVKAEEGLEKLRGEADSIIVLDNNRLLDYVPNLPIGKAFSVMDQIIAETVKGISETITQPSLINLDYADMSTIMNQGGVAVMLVGETQDKNKTQEVVSDAMNHPLLDVDYRGASGGLVHITGGPDLTLKEAEGIANNITERLEASANVIWGARIQEEYKGKVRVMAIMTGVQSAQVLGPSTQRQAEKSRKSLNGEDVSEFDASENAGQDQASWSDGGREETDKRNGVDVIR, via the coding sequence ATGCAGGGATTCGTCCAGGACGCCATCGAACGCGAGGAGGCCGAACAGCGCGACGCAGACGAAGACGGCGACGACTTTGGCGACCCGCGTATCGTCATCGTCGGCGCCGGTGGGGCCGGTAACAACACGGTCAATCGTCTCTACAACATCGGTGTCGACGGTGCGGAGACCGTCGCGATCAACACCGACAAACAGCACCTGCAGATGATCGAGGCCGACACCAAGATCCTCGTCGGCAAGTCGCTGACGCAGGGACTCGGTGCCGGTGGCGACCCCTCGATGGGGGAGCGCGCCACCGAGATGGCCCAGGGAACGATCAAGGAAGTCCTCGGCGAGGCCGACCTCGTCTTCGTGACCGCCGGCATGGGTGGCGGGACCGGGACCGGGGCCGCGCCCGTCGTTTCCAAGATCGCCAAAGAACAGGGCGCCATCGTCGTCGGCATGGTGTCGACGCCGTTCAACGTCGAGCGCGCCCGCACGGTCAAGGCCGAAGAGGGACTCGAGAAGCTTCGCGGCGAAGCCGACTCCATCATCGTCCTCGACAACAACCGCCTGCTGGACTACGTGCCCAACCTGCCCATCGGCAAGGCGTTCTCGGTGATGGACCAGATCATCGCCGAGACGGTCAAGGGCATCAGCGAGACTATCACGCAGCCCTCGCTCATCAACCTGGACTACGCGGACATGTCCACGATCATGAACCAGGGCGGCGTCGCAGTGATGCTCGTCGGTGAAACCCAAGACAAGAACAAGACCCAGGAAGTGGTGAGCGACGCGATGAACCACCCCCTGCTCGACGTGGACTACCGCGGCGCGTCCGGCGGACTCGTCCACATCACCGGCGGTCCCGACCTCACGCTGAAAGAGGCCGAGGGCATCGCCAACAACATCACCGAACGACTGGAAGCGAGCGCCAACGTCATCTGGGGCGCTCGGATCCAGGAGGAGTACAAGGGCAAGGTCCGCGTCATGGCGATCATGACCGGCGTGCAGAGCGCCCAGGTACTCGGGCCGTCGACCCAGCGCCAGGCGGAGAAGTCCCGCAAGAGCCTCAACGGCGAGGACGTTTCGGAATTCGACGCGAGCGAGAACGCCGGCCAGGATCAGGCGTCCTGGTCCGACGGTGGTCGCGAAGAGACCGACAAGCGCAACGGCGTCGACGTCATCCGGTAA